ATGACCGCAGTTGCCCAACCACCGCGCATTGAACGCCTACAAGTCAGAAATTACCGCGCGCTGAAGGATGTCACGCTGGAGAAGATGACTCCGCTCAACGTGCTACTCGGACCGAACGGTAGTGGTAAGTCAACGGTGTTCGATGTATTCGCCTTTTTGGCCGAGTGCTTCACCGATGGCCTGCGAAAGGCCTGGGATCGCCGGGGGCGTTTCAAGGAACTGCGCAGCCGGGATCAGGATGGACCGATCGTGATAGAGCTTCAGTATCGCGAGAAGCCCAGAACGCCTTTGATCACCTATCACTTGGAGATTGAGGAGAAGGCCAGGGGCCCGGTGGTGGCACGGGAGTTCCTGCGTTGGAAGCGTGGCCATCCGGCAGCGCCGTTTCATTTTCTTGACTATCAGTACGGCACGGGTAGAGTCATAACCGGAGATGCGCCGGAATCGACCGACACGCGTATCGAAAAACCGCTTTCTGGACCGGATGTGCTCGCTGTCAGCACTCTGGGCACGTTGGCAGAAAATCCGCGCGTCATCGCGCTACGCAACTTCATTACCGGTTGGCATCTATCTTACCTGTCGGCAGATGCCGCCCGCGGTAATCCGGAGGCCGGCGGGGAGGAGCGGCTCTCGCCTACGGGCGACAATCTGCCGAACGTTATCCAATATTTGCGGGAACAGCACCCCGAGCGACTCGAGCAGATCTTCGCAACCCTGCGCCGGCGCATTCCCCGCATCGAGCGGGTGCAGGCCGAAGTGCTACAGGATAGCCGCTTGCTGTTGCTGGTGAAGGATGCGCCATTCTCTACGCCGGTGCTGGCACGTTTCGCCTCTGACGGTACGCTTAAGTTGCTGTCCTATCTGTCCGTGCTTTACGATCCTGCTCCGCCGCAATTGGTTGGCATCGAGGAGCCGGAGAACTATCTGCATCCTCGCCTATTGCCGGAACTGGCTGAGGAATGCCAGCAGGCGGCGGACCGCACCCAGTTGATCGTCACCACGCACTCGCCTTTCTTCATCAATCCGCTGCGCCTGGAGGAGGTGCGTGTGCTCTACCGGGGTGCTGACGGGTACACCAGAGTGCGGCGGGTTGCCGATATGCCCGGCATTGCCGACTTTCTCAAGGAGGGCGCAACGCTGGGTGAGCTTTGGATGGAAGGCCATTTTGATGTGGGTGATCCCCTGGTGATGGGAAACGCCGAATGATGCGGATAGAATTCTTGGTTGAGGAGCAGTCCGCCGAAGAGGCGTTGAAGCACTTGCTACCGCGATTGATAGATGGGCGCGCTCAGTGGAAGCTCATTAACCTGAGCAGCAAATACAAGCTGCTCAAGGTGCTTCCGCAACGGCTGGCCGCTTACCGGAGGTGCATTGACCAGAGCGAAGATTTGCGGATAGTCGTGCTGGTAGATCGTGACCTAGATGACTGCATAGCGCTTAAACGTCAGATGGAAGATACAGCAAAGAGCGTCGGGTTGAGCACTAAATCGGTGCCCGGCCCGGATGGCCGGTTTCTCGTGGTCAATCGCATCGTCATTGAAGAACTGGAATCCTGGTTTATCGGTGACCCGGTGGCATTGCGTAAGGCATTCACCGGTTTGCCTTCAATGGATCCGACAAAAGGCATTTTCCGTAATCCCGACAATGGTGGTTCCTGGGAGGCCTTGCATCGCTTTCTCAAGAGGCATGGCATCTACAAAAGCAGCTATCCCAAAATTGACGCTGCTCGGCGAATAGCGCCGCACTTGGGTCTTCAGTCCAACCGCTCGCGCAGTTTCCAGGTATTTCTCGATGGGGTGGAATCCTTACTGACACAACCCGCATCCCCGTCAACCTCGAGTTGCTTACCCGAGCGTTCCCAGAAAGGTAGCACCCCAGCCACCAGCAAAAAGGAGGGGTAAAGATGGTGATCAAGGGCGTTAGACCCCCTATCCAACCTGAGGGGGCGGTCTTCATGGCCGCGCCCAGAAAGGCAGCGAAGGTGAAGAGAGGACCGGGAACCATCTGCACCGCACCATAGCCTGCCAGAAAGGTGCCATTGCTGATCCAGCCCGAGTCGACGACCGTGCTCTGCAGAAGTGGTAGCACCACATGGCCGCCGCCAAACACCAGGGCCCCGGCACGGAAAAAGCCGTTGATCAGCATTATGGCCGGCAGGGGTAGCCACGCTGCCAGCGCCGGCAGGCCTAACAGCAGGGCAAAGAAGACCATCAGCCAAAGTAGTCCTGCCCGATGGCTGATCGCAAAAGGCAGCGCGGGCGTATCGCTCGGTAACGCTGCGGCCTGGAACAGAAGCAGGCCCAAAAGCCCGGAGGCGAAGATGATGGCCACCTGTCCCATGGGCGTTGGTAGCAAAAGAGCAAATCCGGCAGCCATGGCCATAAGGGTGATCCGAACGCGACTGGCACAGAGACTGTTCCCCATTTGCCAAACCGCCTGGGCGACGATGGCCACTGCAGCAATCTTCAGGCCGTGGAGCAAGCCATTAGAGAGGAATTGGGCGTGATGGGTAACGCCGTAGGCAAAGGCGATCATCACCACCGCCGAGGGCAGCGTGAATCCCAGCCAGGCGAATAGTGCGCCCAGGTAGCCCCGGCGCAGCAGCCCCAGGGTCATGCCCAGCTGACTGCTGGCGGGCCCGGGCAGGAATTGGCACAGGGCAACGAGGTCGGCGTAGTTTGCTTCACTCAGCCAGCGGCGCCGATGAACGAATTCGTCTCGAAAATTTCCTAAGTGGGCGACCGGGCCGCCAAAGGCTGTCAGCCCCAGGCGCAGAGAGGCGCCGAAGATTTGTGCGAGACTCTCCACTTTGGGAGGGTGATGGGTAGTCATGGATGAGGTACCCCGGTCCGCCGAATGGCCTGCAAAGCTGCTGCGATCCTGGAGCCTTTGCTGGTACCGGGAGCCAGCCAAGAAAGCAGCGCCGGAGCGGGCAGCGACATAGAGACCTCGGTCGATGGAAGCATCGGAATTATCGCTAGAACGTGTCTGGAGTCAATCGCTCGAGAAAGTCTCTCTAGATCGCTGGTATTGCCCAAAAGGAAAATCGAACGAGGTTTGGTGGTACTTGGACGCGCAGACTGGCGATCCCAGTTGATGCCCTCCTGCTGCCAGTGCAATGATTACCTGGGGCGCCGCATGGGCAGCGCCGGAAATGGTGTGGCGTGACTGGATATGGCAGGCCCATCTCGAGCACTTGGGCTGCACCGGAGCATAACAATGACCCTGAATGTAGAACACCTTTTGCGTACGGCAGACACTTTGGAGCAGGCCCTGCTCGCCTATCGCGCTAACCGCAACAGCACGGCCCATGACTACGGCGAAGGCTTTGCCAACGAAACATTGAAGTTGTTGCCTCAGTATTTGCAGGATGTCCGGCAACTGGCGCCCGCCATACAGGCCGTATTTGATGCCGCGTCTTGAACTGTCGCGGCTACTCATGCCGCCGCAACACCTGCGCACCCTGCAAACCTTGCTGGCAGAAGAGGTGCCACATGCCGAGGTATGGGCCTACGGCAGCCGCGTTACCGGTGGCGCCCATGAAGGCAGTGATCTGGACTTGGTTCTGCGCCATCCCGCGGATCTGACCCAGGAGGTCCCAGGCTGGATAAATCTTCAGGAAGCGCTGCAAAACAGCGCGTTGCCCATGCTGGTGGACCTGCATTTGTGGTCGCGTCTGCCCGAAGCGTTTCAGCGCAATATCGAGGCGGGGTATGTGGTCCTGCAGGATGAATCGTGAAGAAAACAAAAACCCCCAGCAGAACTGGGGGTTTTCTCCAACTCGGGCGATGAAAGCGCTTACTTCTTGGGCGCCTTGGCAAAACGCAGGTAGGGGAGCTTGATGTCGATGTCACCAAACTTCTCTTTGGCCTGCTCGTCGGTCAAGGACAGGGCCACGATCACGTCCTGACCAGGAACCCAGTTGGCCGGGGTGGCCAAGGGGACGCCGTCGGTGGCTTGGATGGCGTCCAGGGCCCGCAGGATCTCCGCAAAGTTGCGGCCCACGGACATGGGGTAGGACATGGTCAGGCGCACCTTCTTGTCCGGTCCAATGATGAAGACCGTACGCACGGTGGCGGTGTTCTTGGCGTCACGCTTCTCGGGCAAGTAGGCCTCGGCGGGGAGCATGTCGTAGAGCTTGGAGACATGCAAAGACGTGTCGTCAATGATGGGGAAATTAGCCGGTGCGCCCGCCGTCGCCTCAATGTCCCGCTTCCACTTTTTGTGCTCTTCCACGGTATCCACAGAAACGCCCATGACCTTGGTATTGCGCTTCTCGAACTCGGGGGCCAACTGGGCCACGGCGCCGAACTCGGTGGTGCAGACCGGGGTGAAGTCCCGGGGATGGGAAAAGAGGATGGCATAGCTGTCGCCAATCCACTGATGCAGGTTCAACTCCCCAGCGGTGGAGTCGACGGTGAAATCTGGGGCTACGTCATTGATACGAATAGACATGAAACGCTCTCCTCAAGATAGAACCGATGAAAACAACAGCTAGTGCTCATGCACAGTCTAATGGATCGGATGGTGACTGTAAATAGTTTAAATTGATACTAAGTCTAATACCGAAGGGGCCATCTTGTATTTAATTAGAAATCTAAGTATAAGCTTTCTTCCTATTCAGTGATACGAAGGCGCACTCCATGAACGCCGACCCGATATACGAAGCCTTTGCGCTGGCCCTGCATGACAGTGCGCGGGCCTGGCGCCACGCCCTGGACCAGCGGCTGAAGCCGTTGGGCTTGAGTCAGGCGGGTTGGATGAGTGTGGCCTTGTTGGCTCGGGCGGCGGCCCCAATGACCCAACGGGCCCTGGCGGAGGCCCTGGGGGTGGAGCCAGCGACGGTGGTCTCCATGGTGGATCGCCTGCAGCGCCTGGGTTTGGTGCGTCGGGAGATGGCCCTGGAAGATCGTCGGATACGCCAACTGTTTCTGACAGCTGAGGGCGAGCGCGTCTATGCCGAAGTGCGGCGCATCGCCGCCGATTTTCGTCGCGAACAACTGGCGGCCATCGATCCCGCCCTGCTGGCGACCAGTACGGAGACCCTGCAACAGCTGCTGCACGCCTTGCACGCCCTCCCCCGATGAGCCCCCAGACAAGCGCTACCGGGGCTGGGGAGGCGTTGAATCGTCCCCTGATCACCCTCTCGATCATGTTGGCGACCATCATGCAGACCCTGGACAGCACCATTGCCAATGTGGCGCTACCCCATATGCAAGGGAGCCTGTCGGCGACCCTCAATCAGGTCGGTTGGGTCCTGACCTCCTACATTGTGGCCACCGCCATCGCCACACCCATGACTGGCTGGTTGGTGGACCGCTTTGGCAAGCGGCATGTCATGCTGGCATCCATCATCGGCTTTACCTTGGCCTCCATGTGGTGCGGGATTTCCACCTCTTTGGGGGAGATTGTCTTGGCACGCGTGTTTCAGGGGGCCTTTGGTGCCGCTTTGGTCCCCTTGGCGCAGACGACCTTGCTGGACATCAATCCCCGGGAAAAGCAGGGCGCCGCCATGGCCATGTGGGGGATGGGGGTCATGGTGGGTCCCATCATCGGCCCCACCTTTGGGGGTTGGCTCACCGACAGCCTGGGCTGGCGCTGGGTGTTCTTCATCAACGTGCCCGTCGGGATCCTCGCGACCCTCGGCGTCTTGCGCTCCTTTCCCCGTGCGGATCAGCGTCGCCATACGCCCTTTGACATGGCAGGCTTCATCAGCCTCAGTCTGGCCATTGGGGCTATCCAATTGCTGTTGGATCGGGGGCAGCAATTGAATTGGTTCAGTTCCAAGGAGATCTGGGTAGAGGCCTACCTGGCCGGCTTTGCCGGGCTGTATTTTGTTTGGCACACCTGGCGCTCCAATCCCGAACGGGCATTTTTTGACTATCGCCTGGTACTGAACCGGAATTATGTGACGGGCCTGTTTTTCATCTTTGTCGTGGGGTTGGTGCTTTTTGCCTCCCGCGCCCTGATTCCCACCATGCTCCAGGATTTGATGGGTTATACGGCGGAGGATGCCGGCTGGGTGACGGCGCCCAGTGGCCTGGGGACCATGGTCGCCATGTTGATTGTGGGGCGCTTGGTGGGCAAGGTAGACCTCCGCCTGCTCCTGGCCGTGGGTTTTGGCTTTACCGCCTTTTCCCTGTGGCAAATGCAAGGTTACAGTCTTGTCATTACCCAGGGCGACGTGATCTGGCCCGGGGTGTGGCAGGGCCTGGGCATTGGCCTGGTCTTCGTTCCTCTCAGCACGGCGACCTTTGCAACCCTGGCCCCGGAGATGCGCGCCAGTGGCACCGCTATCTACAGTCTGGTGCGGAATGTGGGGAGTAGCATCGGGATTTCCCTGGTGGAGACCTTGCTCACCCGCAACACCCAGACTGCCCACGCTAGCCTTGCCGCCCACCTGGACCCTCAGAATCCGGGCTTTGCCAACGGGAGTGTCGCCAGCCTGTATGACCTGCATACGCGCTTGGGGCAGGCCCTGCTCAATGCCGAGGTCACGCGTCAGGCGAGCATGATTGCCTACATCGACGATTTTTGGCTGATGCTGGTCCTGACCCTGGCGATATTTCCTCTGCTGCTCTTCATCCGCACGCCCCGGGGCCCGGGGAAGGTGGAGGCCGTGGTTGCGGAGTGAGTTAGATGCCTTGGGGCGGGTCTATCTGACGCGCCGGCTCATGACAATGATCAGGCTTCCCCTTATGATGCGGACCAATCGGGACTGTTGGAGAGAAGGATGCCTGTCTTTGTTGCTGGACGTAGTTCACGTGCACAGCCGTGAGTCGCCCCGTGGTGATTTCGCGTAATCACCGGGCACCGGGGCGAGGTGAGATTCTTTGAGCCGTCGCTCGCTGACGAAGGATCCCCAACGCATTGTGCTGATCAAGTCCCACAGTGCCGGGGTAGGCGATATCCTGCGCAGCTCTGCCGCTTGGGCGGCCCTGCATCGATGTTGGCCTGAGGCCGAGCTACACCTGCTGTTTCTAACCCGCTGGCCGGGCTATCCCAGCGAATCCTTGATCCAGGGCCACTATCTCTTGCGTAGCGCCCATTTCCTAACTCTGATCGAGGGGCGCTTTGCCGGGATGCGCGGGGTGGGTCCCAAGGGCTGGAGCACGCTGTTACCCCCATTGCGGCGCCTGGGCCGGGAGATTCAGCCGGACCTGATCGTTGACCATGAGGCCCATGGCATCGAGACTTCCATTGCGGCGCGGGTGCTCCGGGCCCAGAGTCCGGGCGCCGTTACCGTGGGTCTGGCCCAGGTACCCGGACGGGGTTGCTTGTATGATCTGGCCGGACCGAGTTTGAGGCGTTATGCCCAAGCGCGGGGTTTACCGGATCCCATGGATTATACCGAACGGGATTTTGCGGCCTTGACTGCCCTGGGCATAGAACGCAACGGCCAGCAGATTACCCTCGGGGTAGGCGAGGATGGGCGGGCTTGGCAGACGGCGCACCCTCGTCAGCCCGGGGAATGGCGGATTGGCTTGAACATCGGTTGTGGTACCTCTGACGCTGTACCTAGACGCCCAAATATTGATTTGCTTGTGGAGGCATTGGATCCAAGCGCCTTTGAGAAGCCATTTTCCTTATTTTTGACGGGCGCGGTAAACGAGTGGGGAATTAACGAGGAGTTTATTCGTCTTTATGGGCAGCGCTGGCGACAGGTGAGGCACATAATGAATTTGGCTGGCACGGGCTCGCTTGATGTTCTCTCTGGAATCATCGCCAGTTGTGACGTTTTTGTCTCCGGAGATTCTGGTCCCTATCATATGGCTGTAGCCCTGGGGACGCCGACCGTGGCATTGTTTCACTGGCTCAATTTAGAAGCATATCACCATGTGCCTCATCTTACCGTACTTACAAGTTCATCTGCCGAGGAGCTGATGAAGGCTATCAATCATTTTATAAAAATTGCGGAGTAAGCCATGCGCCTTCGTATCCCTGACCCCTGGATGTTCAGTCTTTACGCCCTGCCGTTGTTCTTTTTTCCCTTGAGCACGGCGGGGTCGGGTATTTCCATGGGCCTACTGATTCTGGCCTACGGGTTCAGCGGCCATTGGCGCAACTGGCGCACTATTGGCGAGCGCGGCTGGTACTTGCCGTGGTTGCTTTTGATGGCTTGGACCGCGATCGGTTTGTTGTGGACGAGCAATATGTTCTTTGGTCAGAAGGTGACGATATCCACTTTCGACGCCATTTTTGCCTTCATGGGCGCCACGCTGCCGTGGCAGGAACGCTGGGTCAAGTGGGTAATCCGCTGGTTTCTGGCGGGAATCGTCGTCAACGAAATTCTGGCCTTTTTGATGACCTGGAAGATTCTCCCTTGGCAAAATACGGACTGGATTCCCTACACGGGTTTCTGTGACCATATTTTTCTCTCCCTGGTATTGGCCCATGCCATCCTGTGGCTGGTCTACGACCAAAAGCAGCGCTGGAATTTTCCGCGCTGGGCCAATTGGACATTGATCCTTTTCTTTGCCTTGCAGATGGCGTTGACGCCGGGGCGTTCAGGGCAACTGTTGCTGGTGCTCTTACTCCCTGTCGCCTTGTTCCTGCTCTATCCGGGGCGTT
The window above is part of the Acidithiobacillus acidisediminis genome. Proteins encoded here:
- a CDS encoding nucleotidyltransferase family protein, whose protein sequence is MPRLELSRLLMPPQHLRTLQTLLAEEVPHAEVWAYGSRVTGGAHEGSDLDLVLRHPADLTQEVPGWINLQEALQNSALPMLVDLHLWSRLPEAFQRNIEAGYVVLQDES
- a CDS encoding DUF4276 family protein: MRIEFLVEEQSAEEALKHLLPRLIDGRAQWKLINLSSKYKLLKVLPQRLAAYRRCIDQSEDLRIVVLVDRDLDDCIALKRQMEDTAKSVGLSTKSVPGPDGRFLVVNRIVIEELESWFIGDPVALRKAFTGLPSMDPTKGIFRNPDNGGSWEALHRFLKRHGIYKSSYPKIDAARRIAPHLGLQSNRSRSFQVFLDGVESLLTQPASPSTSSCLPERSQKGSTPATSKKEG
- a CDS encoding peroxiredoxin — protein: MSIRINDVAPDFTVDSTAGELNLHQWIGDSYAILFSHPRDFTPVCTTEFGAVAQLAPEFEKRNTKVMGVSVDTVEEHKKWKRDIEATAGAPANFPIIDDTSLHVSKLYDMLPAEAYLPEKRDAKNTATVRTVFIIGPDKKVRLTMSYPMSVGRNFAEILRALDAIQATDGVPLATPANWVPGQDVIVALSLTDEQAKEKFGDIDIKLPYLRFAKAPKK
- a CDS encoding glycosyltransferase family 9 protein, with translation MSRRSLTKDPQRIVLIKSHSAGVGDILRSSAAWAALHRCWPEAELHLLFLTRWPGYPSESLIQGHYLLRSAHFLTLIEGRFAGMRGVGPKGWSTLLPPLRRLGREIQPDLIVDHEAHGIETSIAARVLRAQSPGAVTVGLAQVPGRGCLYDLAGPSLRRYAQARGLPDPMDYTERDFAALTALGIERNGQQITLGVGEDGRAWQTAHPRQPGEWRIGLNIGCGTSDAVPRRPNIDLLVEALDPSAFEKPFSLFLTGAVNEWGINEEFIRLYGQRWRQVRHIMNLAGTGSLDVLSGIIASCDVFVSGDSGPYHMAVALGTPTVALFHWLNLEAYHHVPHLTVLTSSSAEELMKAINHFIKIAE
- a CDS encoding O-antigen ligase family protein, with product MRLRIPDPWMFSLYALPLFFFPLSTAGSGISMGLLILAYGFSGHWRNWRTIGERGWYLPWLLLMAWTAIGLLWTSNMFFGQKVTISTFDAIFAFMGATLPWQERWVKWVIRWFLAGIVVNEILAFLMTWKILPWQNTDWIPYTGFCDHIFLSLVLAHAILWLVYDQKQRWNFPRWANWTLILFFALQMALTPGRSGQLLLVLLLPVALFLLYPGRWRWALPILGVLAAVLLFAIPEVRAHFLVGVHELLAFSPAQADVKSSWGIRLVAMWAGALLFWMHPLFGVGTGDFYPAVLHLQAQHLVPATGDFIMNTAANSYLSEAASLGIIGIVLFLWVLWAIGKESWRARFSPQGWFVLSYFAIYVIGGVFDSLSWGYADAVNIALFAGMPLLMRWPLPGRG
- a CDS encoding MarR family winged helix-turn-helix transcriptional regulator, producing MNADPIYEAFALALHDSARAWRHALDQRLKPLGLSQAGWMSVALLARAAAPMTQRALAEALGVEPATVVSMVDRLQRLGLVRREMALEDRRIRQLFLTAEGERVYAEVRRIAADFRREQLAAIDPALLATSTETLQQLLHALHALPR
- a CDS encoding AAA family ATPase is translated as MTAVAQPPRIERLQVRNYRALKDVTLEKMTPLNVLLGPNGSGKSTVFDVFAFLAECFTDGLRKAWDRRGRFKELRSRDQDGPIVIELQYREKPRTPLITYHLEIEEKARGPVVAREFLRWKRGHPAAPFHFLDYQYGTGRVITGDAPESTDTRIEKPLSGPDVLAVSTLGTLAENPRVIALRNFITGWHLSYLSADAARGNPEAGGEERLSPTGDNLPNVIQYLREQHPERLEQIFATLRRRIPRIERVQAEVLQDSRLLLLVKDAPFSTPVLARFASDGTLKLLSYLSVLYDPAPPQLVGIEEPENYLHPRLLPELAEECQQAADRTQLIVTTHSPFFINPLRLEEVRVLYRGADGYTRVRRVADMPGIADFLKEGATLGELWMEGHFDVGDPLVMGNAE
- a CDS encoding MDR family MFS transporter; translated protein: MNRPLITLSIMLATIMQTLDSTIANVALPHMQGSLSATLNQVGWVLTSYIVATAIATPMTGWLVDRFGKRHVMLASIIGFTLASMWCGISTSLGEIVLARVFQGAFGAALVPLAQTTLLDINPREKQGAAMAMWGMGVMVGPIIGPTFGGWLTDSLGWRWVFFINVPVGILATLGVLRSFPRADQRRHTPFDMAGFISLSLAIGAIQLLLDRGQQLNWFSSKEIWVEAYLAGFAGLYFVWHTWRSNPERAFFDYRLVLNRNYVTGLFFIFVVGLVLFASRALIPTMLQDLMGYTAEDAGWVTAPSGLGTMVAMLIVGRLVGKVDLRLLLAVGFGFTAFSLWQMQGYSLVITQGDVIWPGVWQGLGIGLVFVPLSTATFATLAPEMRASGTAIYSLVRNVGSSIGISLVETLLTRNTQTAHASLAAHLDPQNPGFANGSVASLYDLHTRLGQALLNAEVTRQASMIAYIDDFWLMLVLTLAIFPLLLFIRTPRGPGKVEAVVAE